A DNA window from Siniperca chuatsi isolate FFG_IHB_CAS linkage group LG6, ASM2008510v1, whole genome shotgun sequence contains the following coding sequences:
- the LOC122877734 gene encoding ELAV-like protein 1 isoform X2: MIKDANLYISGLPRTLSQQDLEDMFTRYGHIINSRVLVDQASGLSRGVAFIRFDKRAEAEDAVKHLNGHTPPGSSEPITVKFAANPNQARNSQMMSQMYHGQSRRFGGPVHHQAQRFRFSPMSVDHMSSGGGVSGNSSTGWCIFIYNLGQDADEAILWQMFGPFGAVVNVKVIRDFNTNKCKGFGFVTMTNYEEAAMAIHSLNGYRLGDKVLQVSFKTSKGHK; this comes from the exons ATGATCAAAGATGCGAATCTGTACATCAGCGGGCTGCCGAGAACGCTGAGTCAGCAGGACCTGGAGGACATGTTCACTCGCTATGGACACATCATCAACTCCAGAGTGCTGGTGGACCAGGCCTCCG GTCTGTCACGGGGCGTGGCCTTCATCCGGTTTGATAAGAGGGCAGAGGCCGAAGACGCCGTCAAACACCTGAACGGGCACACGCCCCCGGGCAGCTCGGAGCCAATCACAGTCAAGTTCGCCGCCAACCCGAATCAGGCCAGGAACTCTCAGATGATGTCACAGATGTACCACGGCCAATCGCGGCGCTTTGGGGGACCCGTCCATCACCAGGCCCAGAGGTTCAG GTTTTCTCCAATGAGCGTCGACCACATGAGCAGCGGGGGCGGAGTCTCGGGGAACTCGTCCACCGGTTGGTGCATCTTCATCTACAATCTGGGTCAGGACGCAGACGAGGCCATCCTGTGGCAGATGTTCGGGCCATTTGGCGCCGTCGTCAACGTGAAAGTGATCCGAGATTTCAACACCAACAAGTGCAAAGGCTTCGGTTTCGTCACCATGACGAACTACGAGGAGGCCGCCATGGCGATCCACAGCCTGAACGGGTACCGACTGGGAGACAAAGTCCTGCAGGTGTCATTCAAGACCAGCAAGGGACACAAgtag
- the LOC122877734 gene encoding ELAV-like protein 1 isoform X1 gives MALRRGHIRYLKVCEVQTSQSDVRDGQHAAKGAAGKELYDNGYSEQMMEDDDSRTNLIVNYLPQSMSQDELRSLFSSVGDVESAKLIRDKVAGHSLGYGFVNFVNPNDAERAISTLNGLRLQSKTIKVSFARPSSDMIKDANLYISGLPRTLSQQDLEDMFTRYGHIINSRVLVDQASGLSRGVAFIRFDKRAEAEDAVKHLNGHTPPGSSEPITVKFAANPNQARNSQMMSQMYHGQSRRFGGPVHHQAQRFRFSPMSVDHMSSGGGVSGNSSTGWCIFIYNLGQDADEAILWQMFGPFGAVVNVKVIRDFNTNKCKGFGFVTMTNYEEAAMAIHSLNGYRLGDKVLQVSFKTSKGHK, from the exons ATGGCACTAAGACGAGGACACATCAGGTACCTGAAG GTGTGTGAGGTTCAGACGTCTCAGAGTGATGTCAGAGACGGTCAGCATGCTGCCAAAGGAGCTGCTGGAAAG GAGCTGTATGATAACGGATACAGCGAGCAGATGATGGAGGACGACGACTCCAGAACCAACCTGATCGTGAACTACCTGCCGCAGAGCATGAGTCAGGACGAGCTGCGGAGTCTGTTCAGCAGCGTCGGCGACGTCGAGTCCGCCAAGCTCATCAGGGACAAAGTGGCAG GCCACAGTTTAGGTTACGGCTTTGTTAACTTTGTTAACCCTAATGATGCAGAGAGGGCTATCAGTACCCTCAATGGCCTGAGGCTACAGTCTAAAACTATCAAG GTGTCTTTTGCGCGTCCGAGTTCGGACATGATCAAAGATGCGAATCTGTACATCAGCGGGCTGCCGAGAACGCTGAGTCAGCAGGACCTGGAGGACATGTTCACTCGCTATGGACACATCATCAACTCCAGAGTGCTGGTGGACCAGGCCTCCG GTCTGTCACGGGGCGTGGCCTTCATCCGGTTTGATAAGAGGGCAGAGGCCGAAGACGCCGTCAAACACCTGAACGGGCACACGCCCCCGGGCAGCTCGGAGCCAATCACAGTCAAGTTCGCCGCCAACCCGAATCAGGCCAGGAACTCTCAGATGATGTCACAGATGTACCACGGCCAATCGCGGCGCTTTGGGGGACCCGTCCATCACCAGGCCCAGAGGTTCAG GTTTTCTCCAATGAGCGTCGACCACATGAGCAGCGGGGGCGGAGTCTCGGGGAACTCGTCCACCGGTTGGTGCATCTTCATCTACAATCTGGGTCAGGACGCAGACGAGGCCATCCTGTGGCAGATGTTCGGGCCATTTGGCGCCGTCGTCAACGTGAAAGTGATCCGAGATTTCAACACCAACAAGTGCAAAGGCTTCGGTTTCGTCACCATGACGAACTACGAGGAGGCCGCCATGGCGATCCACAGCCTGAACGGGTACCGACTGGGAGACAAAGTCCTGCAGGTGTCATTCAAGACCAGCAAGGGACACAAgtag